In one window of Romboutsia hominis DNA:
- a CDS encoding ABC transporter ATP-binding protein — protein sequence MKYIEISGLYKRFGDVNAIENLNLYIEKGDIFGLLGPNGAGKSTTINILCQLLEKDRGSIKICNEELRRSDANIRGKLGIVPQDLAIFEDMTALENTMFFGSLYGLRGKDLKEKALKALEFVGLEDTKKLSKTFSGGMKRRLNIACGIVHNPELLILDEPTVGIDPQSRNHIMKSIKFLNKNGCTIIYTTHYMEEVEAICNNIAIIDKGKVIASGSKESLKSIITDKNKFEVMVNDITEINEKELMDIKGIDSVEFKDNKIIVSIDREINGLNEFILYISSKSIKILDIKSKALTLEDVFLNLTGRKLRD from the coding sequence ATGAAATATATTGAGATAAGTGGCTTATATAAACGTTTTGGGGATGTAAATGCTATAGAAAATTTAAATCTATATATAGAAAAGGGGGATATATTTGGCCTGCTTGGACCAAATGGAGCTGGAAAAAGTACAACAATAAATATACTTTGCCAACTACTAGAAAAAGATAGGGGAAGTATAAAAATATGTAATGAAGAGTTAAGAAGGAGTGATGCTAACATAAGAGGTAAGCTTGGGATAGTTCCTCAAGACTTAGCTATATTTGAAGATATGACAGCATTAGAAAATACAATGTTTTTTGGTAGCCTATATGGGCTAAGAGGAAAAGACTTAAAAGAAAAAGCATTAAAAGCTTTGGAATTTGTAGGATTAGAAGACACTAAAAAGTTAAGCAAGACTTTTTCAGGAGGAATGAAAAGAAGATTAAACATTGCTTGTGGAATAGTACACAATCCAGAGTTATTAATCTTAGATGAACCAACTGTTGGAATAGATCCACAATCCAGAAATCATATAATGAAATCTATAAAATTTCTAAATAAAAACGGATGCACAATAATATACACAACACATTATATGGAAGAAGTAGAAGCTATTTGCAATAATATCGCAATAATTGATAAAGGGAAGGTCATAGCAAGTGGAAGTAAGGAAAGCTTAAAATCAATTATTACAGATAAAAACAAGTTTGAAGTAATGGTTAATGATATTACAGAAATAAATGAAAAAGAGTTAATGGATATAAAAGGAATAGATAGTGTTGAATTTAAAGACAATAAAATTATTGTAAGTATAGATAGAGAAATTAATGGTTTAAATGAGTTCATACTTTATATAAGTAGTAAATCCATTAAAATTTTAGATATAAAAAGTAAGGCACTAACACTTGAAGATGTGTTCTTAAATCTCACAGGAAGAAAGCTTAGAGATTAA
- a CDS encoding FecCD family ABC transporter permease: protein MKKLSKKTLAYSFMLIGIILLIAGIVMSISLGAKDIDFQTIIHSIFTNSNDVSIKIVRDVRIPRAICAALVGGFLAVAGAIMQGITRNPIAEPSVMGITQGATFMIAVAFVLQRIYKNLVIGSFGLMVFAFLGASISGLLVYFISSRSARKVDPVKLALAGTALGTLLISLAMGIVMYFNLSQQLSFWISGGLVSAKWEGVKLLAIVGGTAFIGAMFMAPKITILSLGEEVAIGLGQRTNAVRFVSLIIVIFLTGASVSVAGNIVFVGLIVPQIAKRVVGADYKYIIPSSMILGSVLLVYSDIMARMINPPYETPIGSLTALLGVPMFIYLVRKDTK, encoded by the coding sequence ATGAAAAAATTAAGCAAAAAAACTTTAGCTTATTCATTTATGCTTATAGGAATAATATTGCTTATAGCTGGAATAGTTATGTCTATTTCACTAGGAGCAAAAGATATAGATTTTCAAACAATAATACATAGCATATTTACAAATAGTAATGATGTAAGTATTAAGATAGTTAGGGATGTTAGGATACCAAGAGCTATTTGTGCAGCTCTTGTTGGAGGATTCTTAGCAGTGGCTGGAGCTATAATGCAAGGTATAACTAGAAACCCTATTGCAGAGCCATCTGTAATGGGTATAACACAAGGGGCTACATTTATGATAGCAGTAGCTTTTGTATTACAAAGAATATACAAAAATTTAGTTATAGGAAGTTTTGGGTTGATGGTATTTGCATTTTTAGGTGCTAGTATAAGTGGACTTTTAGTTTATTTTATAAGCTCAAGGTCGGCAAGGAAAGTAGATCCAGTAAAGCTTGCTCTTGCAGGAACTGCATTAGGTACTTTACTTATATCATTAGCTATGGGAATCGTAATGTACTTTAACTTATCTCAACAGCTAAGCTTTTGGATTTCTGGAGGACTAGTTAGTGCTAAGTGGGAAGGTGTTAAACTATTAGCTATAGTAGGAGGAACTGCATTTATAGGGGCTATGTTTATGGCACCTAAGATAACTATTTTAAGTTTAGGAGAAGAAGTTGCCATAGGATTGGGACAAAGAACAAATGCAGTTAGGTTTGTGAGTTTAATAATAGTAATATTTTTAACTGGAGCATCTGTTTCTGTGGCTGGAAATATAGTATTTGTAGGATTAATAGTTCCTCAAATTGCTAAAAGAGTAGTAGGAGCGGACTATAAATATATAATACCTAGTTCAATGATATTAGGTTCAGTTTTACTTGTATATAGTGATATTATGGCTAGAATGATTAATCCTCCTTATGAAACACCGATAGGTTCTTTAACAGCATTATTAGGAGTTCCTATGTTTATATACCTTGTTAGAAAGGATACAAAATAG
- a CDS encoding FecCD family ABC transporter permease, protein MNIKKNKKFIMIIGILMVLIFATFLVSLNMGSLSIEPLDVIKTLVGQGSKSHEIAIFKLRLPRIVIGILVGTALAIAGTILQGVTKNDLADSGILGINSGAALFVVIYIYIMNGNVYDGISNMTIFTMPIVALSGAIFGAFLIYILAWKNGINSSRLLLIGIGINVAFTSLLTIFQLRFTTQEFNRVMAWTSGSIWGASWKYVLAVLPFILIFTLLTIYKSRYLDVLNLGDEVATGLGIEVEKERRRLIIYAVILAGVATSVAGSIGFLGLVAPHIARKLVGPKHKKLIPTAALVGSLILLVSDTIARNLIAPMEIPVGIVVAIIGVPYFIYLMLSE, encoded by the coding sequence ATGAATATAAAAAAGAATAAAAAATTTATTATGATTATAGGCATTTTAATGGTATTAATATTTGCTACATTTTTAGTTAGTTTAAATATGGGATCGCTGTCTATAGAGCCATTAGATGTTATAAAAACTTTAGTAGGACAAGGATCTAAAAGTCATGAAATTGCTATATTTAAACTACGATTACCTAGAATAGTGATTGGAATTCTAGTTGGAACAGCTTTGGCAATAGCAGGTACTATTTTACAAGGTGTTACTAAGAATGATTTGGCAGACTCAGGAATACTAGGAATAAATTCAGGAGCTGCATTATTCGTTGTTATATACATTTATATTATGAATGGAAATGTATATGATGGTATAAGTAATATGACTATATTTACAATGCCAATAGTTGCATTATCAGGAGCTATATTTGGAGCATTTTTAATTTATATACTTGCATGGAAAAACGGAATAAATTCATCTAGATTATTGTTAATAGGTATAGGTATAAATGTAGCATTTACATCATTACTTACAATATTCCAATTAAGATTTACAACACAAGAATTTAATAGAGTAATGGCGTGGACTTCAGGAAGTATATGGGGAGCAAGCTGGAAATATGTATTAGCAGTTTTACCTTTTATATTAATATTTACTTTGCTTACAATATATAAATCTAGATATTTAGATGTACTAAATTTAGGAGATGAAGTGGCAACAGGGTTAGGTATAGAGGTTGAAAAAGAGAGAAGAAGATTAATAATATATGCTGTAATATTAGCAGGTGTAGCGACTTCTGTAGCAGGAAGTATAGGCTTTTTAGGATTAGTTGCACCGCATATAGCTAGAAAATTAGTTGGGCCTAAGCATAAAAAGTTAATTCCTACAGCTGCACTTGTGGGAAGTTTAATTTTACTAGTGTCTGACACTATAGCTAGAAATTTAATAGCACCTATGGAAATCCCCGTAGGAATAGTAGTAGCAATAATAGGTGTTCCATACTTTATTTATCTGATGCTATCAGAATAA
- a CDS encoding TDT family transporter has translation MKDNFKNIPIALSAISLGFMGLGTAFAGFNILWVRHIAVLFSVICLGLIFLKYVMHPKVVLEEIKHPVLGSVYPTVCMTLMVIAVYFNDFNHVIGKGTWVFAIALHFIISIFFFKEMFKEFKLDKMIPGWFIPSVGIGVGAVTSGPMNMPLLSDIVFYYALAMFAIITPIMIYRLKKHSKLQGPAKSTIMIFTAPASVCLAGCLATSNMENQILVNILAILTYISIIYSYVLLPQLIREKSLPHLAPLTFPLSIGVIASQRYVKYLGNKNSNLQGICEILLYVQCVVATLVIAYVVIKAVCLLFSKFKTVDDKGLSV, from the coding sequence ATGAAAGATAATTTTAAGAATATACCAATAGCATTATCAGCTATATCATTAGGTTTTATGGGATTGGGAACTGCCTTTGCAGGATTTAATATTTTATGGGTAAGACACATAGCAGTTTTATTTTCAGTAATTTGTTTAGGACTTATATTTTTAAAGTATGTTATGCACCCAAAAGTAGTTTTAGAAGAAATAAAACACCCTGTATTAGGAAGTGTTTATCCTACTGTCTGTATGACACTTATGGTTATAGCTGTCTATTTTAATGATTTTAATCATGTGATAGGAAAAGGAACATGGGTATTTGCAATAGCTCTACATTTTATAATAAGTATATTTTTCTTCAAAGAAATGTTTAAAGAGTTTAAATTAGATAAAATGATACCAGGTTGGTTTATTCCTAGTGTAGGGATAGGAGTAGGAGCCGTTACCAGCGGTCCAATGAATATGCCTTTACTTTCGGATATTGTATTTTACTATGCATTAGCTATGTTTGCAATAATAACACCAATTATGATTTACAGACTAAAAAAACATTCTAAATTACAAGGGCCTGCAAAATCTACAATAATGATATTTACAGCTCCAGCTAGTGTATGTTTAGCGGGTTGTTTAGCTACTAGCAATATGGAAAATCAAATACTTGTAAATATTCTTGCAATATTAACCTACATATCTATTATTTATAGTTATGTACTATTACCACAACTTATAAGGGAAAAATCACTTCCGCATTTAGCACCATTGACATTCCCATTATCTATAGGAGTTATAGCTTCTCAAAGATATGTAAAATATCTTGGAAATAAAAATTCAAATTTACAAGGGATATGCGAAATATTATTATATGTTCAGTGTGTAGTAGCTACTTTAGTTATAGCATATGTAGTAATTAAAGCTGTTTGTTTATTATTTAGTAAATTTAAAACAGTAGATGACAAAGGATTAAGTGTATAA
- a CDS encoding ABC transporter permease: MSIILSAIKRSLRDKNTIIGTIFLVIMLPYIFSIIFRFDSVKESLDISIVGNKNSEINKSYVKALEEFDKENEMISLDYKIYNKEELDKNIEEVNKSNLTVIIDDKNRNIKFEGSKKLSMGEEVIEGITKEFFNLMSVYESVAKEGEVPSISNNLVKVSEYKSEGNKNLIAEDIDYGKYFSVVMLQMAILAVSACSFKNTFYIKENIGERAKSSPMKISKLMSLELIGSFIVIFGQGIIMLLAISILYGVNITKQNLLGMIALISVLSMLSVCIGLFASSICKKRSVGENVCSIIVTVMALASGELMPKMEQFAKNIPILKLNPFVWISKEFNSLVTLNYSENLYTALGVGIIASIVLMAISILILSRKVVK, translated from the coding sequence ATGAGTATAATACTATCTGCAATAAAAAGAAGTTTAAGAGATAAGAATACAATCATTGGTACTATATTTTTAGTTATAATGCTTCCTTATATATTCTCAATAATTTTTAGATTTGATAGTGTAAAGGAAAGCCTTGATATAAGTATAGTAGGAAACAAAAATAGTGAAATAAACAAATCATATGTAAAAGCATTAGAAGAATTTGATAAAGAAAATGAGATGATAAGCTTAGATTATAAAATCTATAACAAAGAAGAACTTGATAAAAATATTGAAGAAGTAAATAAGAGTAATTTAACTGTAATTATAGATGATAAAAATAGGAATATAAAGTTTGAAGGAAGCAAAAAACTTAGTATGGGTGAAGAAGTTATTGAAGGGATTACAAAAGAATTTTTTAATTTAATGTCTGTATACGAATCAGTGGCCAAAGAAGGTGAAGTACCTAGTATAAGTAATAATTTAGTAAAGGTATCAGAATACAAAAGTGAAGGAAACAAAAACTTAATAGCAGAAGATATAGATTATGGTAAATACTTCAGTGTAGTCATGCTTCAAATGGCAATCCTTGCAGTAAGTGCTTGTTCTTTTAAAAATACCTTTTACATAAAAGAAAATATAGGAGAAAGGGCAAAGTCCTCTCCAATGAAAATATCTAAACTTATGTCACTAGAGTTAATAGGCTCATTCATAGTTATTTTTGGTCAAGGAATTATAATGTTACTTGCAATATCCATTTTATATGGTGTAAATATTACTAAACAAAATTTATTAGGAATGATAGCCTTGATAAGTGTACTTAGTATGCTTTCTGTTTGTATAGGACTATTTGCATCATCTATATGTAAGAAAAGAAGCGTTGGAGAAAATGTCTGCTCTATAATTGTAACTGTTATGGCTTTAGCTTCAGGCGAACTTATGCCGAAAATGGAACAATTTGCAAAAAATATTCCAATATTAAAGTTAAATCCATTTGTATGGATCAGTAAAGAATTTAATTCATTAGTAACTTTAAATTATAGTGAAAATTTATATACTGCATTAGGTGTTGGAATTATAGCATCTATTGTGTTAATGGCTATATCAATACTAATTTTAAGTAGAAAAGTGGTGAAATAA
- a CDS encoding sensor histidine kinase, with the protein MILRIIVNIILAVNIFLYGMENDIYFDKVSYPICIALISISLSVYMLYIIKLKNKKILLGNILYMIIVTYLYPPSLVILTYMITEYIQVKGYKCRYILLFVYIMLSIKIGLNYNDIFIGIIASIFTYEIMRYEQKILKIEKINYDLKEKNYNIEERRKKENRIRHQNVEVVKIEERNMISQKLHDKIGHTLAGSIMQLEALKIVIVNDKEKGNEMLESIITNLRNGMDDIRQTLRKIKPDQSQVNINNLRLMLEDFSNKSNINTKLNIEGDLNEINLVYWKAIIECCSEILTNSMKYSNGELINIDISVLNKIVRLHIKDNGCYQGEIKKGMGLLGIEERIINLGGDIYFNNEDGFSNLIILKR; encoded by the coding sequence ATGATACTTAGAATAATTGTAAACATTATTTTGGCAGTAAATATATTTTTATATGGTATGGAAAATGATATATACTTCGACAAAGTAAGTTATCCAATATGTATAGCTTTAATTAGCATAAGCTTATCAGTTTATATGCTATACATAATCAAACTTAAAAATAAAAAAATACTATTAGGAAATATTTTATATATGATTATAGTAACCTACCTTTATCCTCCATCTTTAGTGATTTTGACATATATGATAACTGAATATATACAAGTTAAAGGCTATAAATGTAGGTATATTTTACTTTTTGTATATATAATGTTATCTATAAAGATAGGATTAAATTATAATGATATATTTATAGGAATAATTGCTAGTATTTTTACTTATGAAATTATGAGATATGAACAAAAAATCTTGAAAATAGAAAAAATTAACTATGATTTAAAAGAGAAAAACTATAACATTGAAGAAAGAAGAAAAAAAGAAAATCGTATAAGACATCAAAATGTTGAAGTTGTAAAAATCGAAGAAAGAAATATGATATCTCAAAAACTTCACGATAAGATAGGACATACTTTGGCAGGAAGTATAATGCAACTAGAAGCTTTAAAAATAGTAATTGTAAATGATAAAGAAAAAGGCAATGAAATGCTAGAAAGTATAATTACAAACTTAAGAAATGGTATGGATGATATAAGGCAAACTTTAAGAAAAATAAAGCCAGATCAATCGCAAGTTAATATAAATAATCTAAGGTTAATGTTAGAGGATTTTTCTAATAAATCTAATATAAATACTAAATTAAATATAGAGGGAGATTTAAATGAGATAAATTTAGTTTATTGGAAAGCTATAATAGAATGTTGTAGTGAAATATTGACAAACAGCATGAAATATTCCAATGGGGAATTAATTAACATTGACATTAGCGTATTAAATAAAATTGTAAGATTACATATAAAAGATAATGGTTGTTATCAGGGTGAAATAAAAAAAGGAATGGGGTTATTAGGGATTGAAGAGAGAATCATCAATTTAGGTGGAGATATTTATTTTAATAATGAAGATGGATTTTCAAACCTAATAATACTTAAAAGGTGA
- a CDS encoding ABC transporter permease, whose amino-acid sequence MKNIMIILKHNLKCTMKGWFWLVLIFPIAINILVSVLVDKVDSSLEDSNNSFNVGIYTKDNSEIVDGLLPPDKVGSFFKVSSVKELKETLDKGDISVGVIINSKDIYKDIKTNKEGTIEVISQSNSGNKEYILSVINTGIMQIQSFGDNKGEYLKLYKEYEKNSYKFTYENSDLSYAFHYIIMFGLFEIAFLIIGGRCIAPLLKERELKIDRRILMSKISKVEYTLGHILGCFVLLLFQGVTLVATFYILNPQFDINLIWMMLLSFALSIVGIAVALVVLSISNNSTMYYTLLSVIVTPMCLLSGGFLPIEFMPESVQHFSLILPLTWINSAFKKIIMEGSYLSIGLDLLAAVSISLVLIMLYLVLERKRKNKLTC is encoded by the coding sequence ATGAAAAATATCATGATTATATTAAAGCATAATTTAAAATGTACTATGAAAGGGTGGTTTTGGTTAGTATTAATATTTCCAATAGCTATTAATATACTTGTTAGCGTGTTGGTTGATAAAGTAGACTCATCTCTAGAAGATTCAAATAATAGTTTTAATGTAGGGATATATACAAAAGACAATAGTGAAATAGTAGATGGTTTATTGCCACCAGATAAAGTAGGTAGTTTTTTTAAAGTTAGTAGTGTAAAAGAGCTTAAAGAAACTTTAGATAAAGGAGATATATCTGTTGGAGTCATAATAAATAGTAAAGATATATATAAAGATATAAAAACTAATAAAGAAGGAACAATAGAAGTCATTTCTCAAAGTAATTCAGGAAACAAAGAGTATATACTTAGCGTTATAAATACTGGAATTATGCAAATTCAATCTTTTGGAGATAACAAAGGTGAATACCTAAAATTATATAAAGAATATGAAAAGAATAGCTATAAATTTACTTATGAAAATAGTGATTTATCGTATGCTTTCCATTATATAATCATGTTTGGTTTATTTGAAATAGCATTTTTAATTATAGGAGGAAGATGTATAGCACCATTATTAAAAGAAAGGGAGCTCAAAATAGACAGGAGAATTTTAATGTCTAAGATAAGTAAGGTAGAATATACATTAGGACACATATTAGGATGCTTTGTATTATTGTTGTTTCAAGGTGTAACTTTAGTAGCTACTTTTTATATACTAAATCCACAGTTTGATATTAACTTAATATGGATGATGCTACTATCGTTTGCATTATCCATTGTAGGGATAGCAGTAGCTTTAGTAGTTTTAAGTATATCTAATAATTCAACAATGTATTATACACTACTTTCTGTAATAGTAACTCCAATGTGCTTATTAAGTGGTGGATTTCTTCCTATAGAATTTATGCCAGAATCAGTTCAACATTTTTCACTGATTTTACCACTAACTTGGATAAATTCAGCATTTAAAAAGATTATTATGGAGGGGAGTTATTTAAGTATAGGGTTAGATTTATTAGCAGCAGTATCAATATCATTAGTATTAATTATGCTATATTTAGTATTAGAACGTAAAAGGAAAAATAAATTAACTTGTTAA
- a CDS encoding response regulator — translation MIKLIIVDDDVLIRESLKIIIGIDNEIEVVKALENGKECIDFLSENEVDVVLLDMRMPVMDGTEVLEEISKKNIKVKVLILTTFDEEKLISSAIKHKTSGYLLKSSKPEKIISGIKSVYLGNGVFESDIVSKLVVGSSNKNDKSDDEGLNIYGLTDREKDIVRLISKGLSNKEIANKLFLSEGTIKNHITSILSKMDLKHRTQIAIEYLNSKIH, via the coding sequence ATGATAAAATTAATTATAGTAGATGATGATGTTTTAATAAGAGAAAGTCTAAAAATAATAATAGGGATAGATAATGAAATTGAAGTAGTTAAAGCTTTGGAAAATGGGAAAGAATGTATAGATTTTTTAAGTGAAAATGAAGTAGATGTAGTACTTTTAGATATGAGAATGCCAGTGATGGATGGTACAGAAGTGCTAGAGGAAATTAGCAAGAAGAATATAAAGGTTAAGGTATTAATACTTACAACTTTTGATGAAGAAAAACTAATAAGTAGTGCTATAAAGCATAAGACTAGTGGATATCTGCTAAAGAGTAGTAAGCCAGAGAAAATCATAAGTGGGATAAAATCTGTTTATCTTGGAAATGGTGTGTTTGAGTCTGATATAGTGTCAAAATTGGTAGTGGGTAGTAGTAATAAAAATGATAAGTCAGATGATGAGGGTTTAAATATTTATGGGTTAACAGATAGAGAAAAAGACATAGTAAGACTTATATCAAAAGGCTTATCAAATAAAGAAATTGCAAATAAGCTTTTTTTATCTGAAGGAACCATAAAAAATCATATAACATCTATTCTGTCTAAAATGGATTTGAAACATAGGACACAGATAGCTATAGAGTATTTAAATAGTAAAATACACTAA
- a CDS encoding chemotaxis protein: MGLSENTSQTKILLESGTNELEIMEFTISGEVFGINVAKVREILMAQEVKKMPNSHDVVEGVFKPRDEIITVIDLGKYLNLPKPKDIGHDIFIVTHFNKLNFAFRVNSVVGIDRVSWKDIKKPDRVIYGGDEGAATGIAEYKDRLITILDFEKIIAEISPESSIQFEAIEKLGDRKCNDKTILIVEDSMLLSKLIIECLHKAGYKNTVKADNGQEAWDYLLEVKTCGDPIENHVSCIVSDIEMPLMDGHRLTKLVKEDSVLKDIPLILFSSLISEEIRIKGQALGADEQITKPEIVNLVSIIDRLTEK; the protein is encoded by the coding sequence ATGGGACTTTCAGAAAATACAAGCCAAACGAAAATACTTTTAGAGTCTGGCACTAATGAACTTGAGATTATGGAGTTTACAATTTCAGGTGAAGTATTTGGTATAAATGTAGCAAAAGTACGTGAAATTTTAATGGCTCAAGAAGTAAAGAAAATGCCAAATTCACATGACGTTGTAGAAGGTGTATTTAAGCCAAGAGATGAGATTATCACGGTTATAGACCTTGGAAAATATTTAAATCTTCCTAAGCCAAAAGATATAGGACATGATATATTTATCGTTACTCATTTTAACAAGTTAAACTTTGCATTCCGTGTAAATTCAGTAGTTGGGATTGATAGAGTTTCTTGGAAAGATATAAAAAAACCAGATAGAGTTATATATGGTGGAGATGAAGGCGCAGCAACAGGTATTGCAGAATACAAGGATAGACTTATAACTATATTAGATTTTGAAAAAATAATTGCAGAAATTAGTCCGGAATCAAGTATTCAATTTGAAGCTATAGAAAAATTAGGCGATCGTAAATGTAATGATAAAACTATTTTAATAGTAGAAGATTCAATGTTACTTTCAAAACTTATAATCGAGTGTTTACACAAAGCAGGCTATAAAAACACAGTTAAGGCAGATAATGGACAAGAAGCATGGGATTATTTATTAGAAGTAAAAACTTGTGGTGACCCAATTGAAAATCATGTTTCTTGTATAGTATCAGATATTGAAATGCCTCTAATGGATGGTCATAGGCTAACAAAACTTGTTAAAGAAGACAGTGTTTTAAAAGATATTCCACTAATACTATTCTCATCTTTAATAAGTGAAGAAATACGTATTAAAGGTCAGGCACTTGGAGCGGATGAACAGATAACTAAGCCAGAAATAGTTAATCTTGTTAGCATTATAGATAGATTAACAGAAAAATAA
- a CDS encoding iron-hydroxamate ABC transporter substrate-binding protein, whose product MKRLKSLVVLGVTIATLGIVTGCSGNSNNEDSNKKEETRVVQSVKGEVEIPADPKRIVDISGSSEELVLLGHTPVATANVDSYETDKVPSYVEDKLGKSKVVGHSMMDTMDIEAILASNPDLIIMAPRQEKIYDQLKEVAPVVMLKDEANDWEAKLKDVAKLFGQEEEAQKWLDSYYTKAKKLGDEIKKANGDKTYLTVLASQGQFMVFTEGGIGTILKDDMGLPQPANMPKQDGITLPTVTMEGLTEIDADHIIVIATDSDKADLEKSTVWPEIRAVKEGNVTILDASPYFSQAYNPIGRELLLQSIKDEVVK is encoded by the coding sequence ATGAAAAGATTAAAATCATTAGTAGTATTAGGTGTAACAATAGCTACTCTTGGAATTGTTACTGGTTGTTCGGGAAACAGTAACAATGAAGATAGTAATAAAAAAGAAGAAACAAGAGTAGTACAATCCGTAAAAGGGGAGGTAGAAATACCAGCAGATCCTAAAAGAATAGTTGATATATCTGGAAGTAGTGAGGAGCTAGTTTTACTAGGTCACACTCCAGTAGCTACAGCAAATGTAGATTCATATGAAACAGATAAAGTTCCATCATACGTAGAGGATAAGTTAGGAAAGTCAAAAGTAGTTGGTCACTCAATGATGGATACTATGGATATAGAAGCAATATTAGCATCTAATCCAGATTTAATAATAATGGCACCAAGACAAGAAAAGATATATGATCAATTAAAAGAAGTAGCTCCAGTAGTTATGCTAAAAGATGAAGCAAATGATTGGGAAGCTAAACTTAAAGATGTAGCTAAGTTATTTGGACAAGAAGAAGAAGCTCAAAAATGGTTAGATAGCTACTATACAAAAGCTAAAAAATTAGGTGATGAAATAAAGAAAGCTAATGGGGACAAAACATACTTAACAGTATTAGCTAGTCAAGGTCAATTTATGGTATTTACTGAAGGTGGTATAGGGACAATATTAAAAGATGATATGGGATTACCTCAACCTGCTAATATGCCTAAGCAAGATGGAATAACTTTACCAACTGTTACTATGGAAGGTTTAACAGAGATAGATGCAGACCATATAATAGTTATAGCTACAGATTCAGATAAAGCCGATTTAGAAAAAAGTACAGTATGGCCAGAAATTAGAGCTGTAAAAGAAGGTAACGTAACAATACTTGATGCAAGTCCATACTTTAGTCAAGCATACAATCCAATAGGAAGAGAATTATTATTACAATCAATAAAAGATGAAGTTGTAAAATAA
- a CDS encoding C-GCAxxG-C-C family protein, which produces MNNIEQKAKEIRKIGEGYFERGEFYCSEAVVKTINDALGNPFSDDITKLASGFPIGIGKAGCLCGAVSGGVMALGMVYGRKHGEPMNEDMFKRSSGLHDHIKELYKSTCCRVMTRNFEFVSEERRQHCIKITGEVCEYVARTLMEDNKLNK; this is translated from the coding sequence ATGAATAATATTGAACAAAAAGCAAAAGAAATAAGAAAAATAGGCGAAGGATACTTTGAAAGAGGAGAATTTTACTGTTCTGAAGCAGTAGTAAAAACTATAAATGACGCTTTAGGTAATCCTTTTAGTGATGATATAACTAAACTAGCATCAGGTTTTCCTATAGGAATAGGTAAAGCTGGATGTTTATGTGGAGCAGTAAGTGGTGGAGTAATGGCCCTAGGAATGGTATATGGTAGAAAACATGGAGAGCCTATGAATGAGGATATGTTTAAACGTTCATCTGGATTACATGACCACATAAAAGAACTTTACAAAAGCACTTGTTGTAGGGTTATGACTAGAAATTTTGAATTTGTATCAGAAGAAAGAAGACAACATTGTATAAAAATAACTGGTGAAGTTTGCGAATATGTAGCAAGAACTTTAATGGAAGATAATAAATTAAATAAATAG